DNA from Nitrospirota bacterium:
GGAGTAGGATACAGATTTGATGGCAAGATGGATAAATAAGATTTCTGGGAGACCATCTTTATGGGTAAAATCCCTTCTACTTTTTTTATCGGTTGTTGCTGTTTCGTTATCTGCCACACTAATACTTAAGCACCTTATAATAAAGGACTTCAGGGAATATTTAGAGGGTGAACTCGAAGACAGGATATACTGGGTAATGGCAAATATTGAAGGGACATATGAAAGATACAATGGTTGGAAACCCGAGGCTATAGCAGAGAATACCGTGTGGGCATTTATGATGGGATTCGAAACAGAAATCAAGGATACAGATGGAAATACTGTAATGGATACACGCAAGGCATCAGAATTTCTTTCTCCGATTATGAAACGAAGGGTGGCAAGTTTTGGCTTATTTAAAAACAAGGAAATCTACAGCGATCCAAGAACCTATCCACTCTTCTTGAGGGGGAAAGAGATAGGTGAAATTTCAATAAGGGTGAGGCAGCAACCCAAGGAAAAGATATTTCAGAAAAGAGCAGATACCTTTCTTGCTGTTTCATTGGTAATAATAGGAATATTCTCTATTGTACTTAGTGTGTTCTCCTCGAGATCTCTATCAATGCCTATAAAAAAATTAACAAATGCTGCAAGGGCAATAAGCAAAGGTGATTTAGAAAAAAGGGTTGAGGTAAAAAGCAGAGACGAAGTCGGAGAGCTTGCATCTGCCTTTAACCATATGGCGCAGGCACTACACACACAAGAACTATTAAGAAGAAAACTTACATCGAATATCGCACACGAGATCAGGACACCATTGAGCACCATTAGAGCCGAACTTGAAGGAATGCTTGATGGCATCATCCCCACAGATAGAGATAATCTTGCATCTATAAACGAAGAGATAGAAAGGTTGAAGAGGATACTTAATGGGATAGATGATCTCTCAGCAGCAGAGGCAAGCAGGGTATCGCTCAATAAAAGACATCTGGATATGAATGAATTGGTCTCCAGTACAGTAGATAGGATGTCACGATTGTTCTCAGAAAAAGGCGTTGCGATAGAATTTATACCAGCGGGGAAAATATACCTCTCCGCTGATCCCGATAGACTCTGCCAGATAATTATTAATCTCCTTAAGAATGCATTGAATGCTACCGAAAGAGGAGGAAAGGTCACTGTAATGACAGGTTATTTAAATAAAAACGCATTTGTATCCATAGAGGATACAGGGCATGGTATAAAGAATGAGGATAAGCCATTTATATTCGAGAGGTTTTACAAGGGAAAAGTAGGTGGTCTCGGCATAGGACTTACCATAGCAAAGGAGCTTGCCGAGGCACATGGAGGAAGAATAGAAGTAGAAAGTGAGCCTGCAAAAGGTAGCAAATTTATTGTTATAATACCCTTCACCACTTATTCATAATTTTCTCACTTGCTATGTTATAGCCAGGTTAAAGGAGAGAATGTGGCATTGAAGAAGACAATTTTAACATTAATAACGCTGGTCTTAGCCCTTTCCTTGTATGGAGATGTCTATGCAGAGGAAGAATATTACAAATCTGAGAAAGTAAAATCTCCAGATAATACTTACTCTCCACCATATGGGGGTTACTGTCCAGGTCACAGATGGGGCTGGTATGGTGCCTATAGACAGGTAAAGACTACCGAAGAGGCGAGAAGTATCCTGATGGAATACTGTGCCTCTGCCACAAACGTCAAGGTAGGTAGAATTATTGAAAGAAAAAGATTCTTTGAGGCAGAAATCTATGGCAAAGATAACTCTCTTGTAGACAGAGTCCTTATCGATAAAAAGACAGGACGGATAAGGTCAATGTATTAACCAGACATCTTAGGAAGCAGTAAATCTCTAGGGGCAATAGAATAAAAAATCAGATATTTTCAAGATACCTTTTCAAGACGCTCTGCTACCCAGACCTTGATGATAGATTGTCGAGGCACACCCAAACGCCTTGCTTCTTTATCCAACAAGTGAATCATCCATATAGGCAAATCTACATTTACTCTTTTCTGTTCTTGCTTAGGTTTTCTGGCTTTTGATACATCAAGATATTTGGAAATATCTTTACCTTCATCAAATCTCTTGTCAAATTCCTTAGCTTTCATAGATTTCAACCTCCTCTTTTCTGGATCGTCGTACTGAAATAATCCTTATCTTTTCACCCCGATAAGTAATTACTCCCGACCAATGCTTTCCTGAAATCTTCCCGATTACCACAAATCTTGGTTCATCGCTGGTTTTTACAGGAATCTCAATTAAATCAGGATCATCCCACAACGCCTGCGCTTCGTAAAAGTCGATTCCATGTTTTTTCTTATTGTCAACGCTTTTCTTGGGGTCAAATTCAAACTCCATATATAATAATTATACCTTAATTATACCTCTTGTCAACCAAAAATATTCTCTTTTGATTCTAACGCCTGCAGTTAGCGGGGTATAGTGAGGCTGGCTAACAAGTTGGCACGTTAAAGATGCCGTTGGAGTGATTGGCACACCCTGTCATGATAACTATTGTGACCCGATGAATCGGGACGAATGGATGAGTTGACTGTTTTATGAATAGTTATAGAATGAGTTATCTATTTCCCCTTGACAGGAGTCACATTTTCATGGATGATTTGTTCTCCATTCATTTATGCAATTTCTTTTTCAATTTCCTGGTAAGAGAGTTCTTTTATTGCCGCTTGCTCTTTAGCATGCTCAATTGTCATACTTACCAATTTGCCGTCCTTATCCAAGTCAATGTAAATATTTTCATTTATTTCTTTTGTTTCAGACACTTGGGGGTCGTCCTCTGGAGCGTTTAGTTAGCCCTGTTCACCACCTCCGTCGTCCACCGAAGGATCTCGTCCCGTGACGTGGAAGGCGCGTCTAAATGAGTCGAATCTGGCTCGTACAGTTTCGTCAGCGGATGAGCGGGAAGGGAGCTGAAAATCAGCTGTTTGGCTTTTAGCAGGATCGGGTAATCCCCCTTCGGCGCGACATACAAGACCGGAATTTTCGGATTCATAGCTTTCACCACCCTAATGAGGCTCATAGCGCCATCGGGATCGAACCAACTGAGGTAAGCAACGGGGGTCGTGGTCACGGGATAAGTGCCCCTGGCGCCCTCGTAGTCGGTAAACCTCGTCTTCTCGTTTGCCTTCCCCTCGGTCACAAGGCTGCGTGCGAGCTCTACCGACTCACCAAGTTTTTCTCGGTAGATGGGAGTGCTTACGCTGCCGCCCGGCGCAATCGCGATAACACCATCAACCAAGTGCTTGCCGGCGTAATAGAGCGCGAACAGCGCTCCGAGACTGTGCCCGACAACAAACAGCTTCTTCGCCCCTCGGCTTCGCAGCGTGTCAAGCGCGGATTGGACTTCCTTTGTTGCAGCGTCGACATTCACGTCGTATTCGCGTCTCCCAGACCAAGGCATCTCAAGATTGGCCACAAGATAGCCTTTTTCTTCAAGTGATGACGCGAGGTCCGAGACGTACTTCGTAGACGAGCCTCCCTTGCCATGCATGATCACTATGCCAATGCCTGGTGATGGTGATTGCGCTGCTGGTGCAGGAGTTATGGTCGCCAAACCGACGGCTAAGGCCAGGGTAGTCCACATGCGCAAAGTTTGAATCATGCGCGGTCTCCTTCTTGAGGGCTAACGATTGAAATCAGTGGCGGGCAATTGC
Protein-coding regions in this window:
- a CDS encoding HAMP domain-containing sensor histidine kinase, with the protein product MARWINKISGRPSLWVKSLLLFLSVVAVSLSATLILKHLIIKDFREYLEGELEDRIYWVMANIEGTYERYNGWKPEAIAENTVWAFMMGFETEIKDTDGNTVMDTRKASEFLSPIMKRRVASFGLFKNKEIYSDPRTYPLFLRGKEIGEISIRVRQQPKEKIFQKRADTFLAVSLVIIGIFSIVLSVFSSRSLSMPIKKLTNAARAISKGDLEKRVEVKSRDEVGELASAFNHMAQALHTQELLRRKLTSNIAHEIRTPLSTIRAELEGMLDGIIPTDRDNLASINEEIERLKRILNGIDDLSAAEASRVSLNKRHLDMNELVSSTVDRMSRLFSEKGVAIEFIPAGKIYLSADPDRLCQIIINLLKNALNATERGGKVTVMTGYLNKNAFVSIEDTGHGIKNEDKPFIFERFYKGKVGGLGIGLTIAKELAEAHGGRIEVESEPAKGSKFIVIIPFTTYS
- a CDS encoding DUF2283 domain-containing protein, giving the protein MSETKEINENIYIDLDKDGKLVSMTIEHAKEQAAIKELSYQEIEKEIA
- a CDS encoding alpha/beta fold hydrolase, which gives rise to MIQTLRMWTTLALAVGLATITPAPAAQSPSPGIGIVIMHGKGGSSTKYVSDLASSLEEKGYLVANLEMPWSGRREYDVNVDAATKEVQSALDTLRSRGAKKLFVVGHSLGALFALYYAGKHLVDGVIAIAPGGSVSTPIYREKLGESVELARSLVTEGKANEKTRFTDYEGARGTYPVTTTPVAYLSWFDPDGAMSLIRVVKAMNPKIPVLYVAPKGDYPILLKAKQLIFSSLPAHPLTKLYEPDSTHLDAPSTSRDEILRWTTEVVNRAN
- a CDS encoding BrnT family toxin; its protein translation is MEFEFDPKKSVDNKKKHGIDFYEAQALWDDPDLIEIPVKTSDEPRFVVIGKISGKHWSGVITYRGEKIRIISVRRSRKEEVEIYES
- a CDS encoding CopG family antitoxin, which produces MKAKEFDKRFDEGKDISKYLDVSKARKPKQEQKRVNVDLPIWMIHLLDKEARRLGVPRQSIIKVWVAERLEKVS